DNA sequence from the Stenotrophomonas sp. 24(2023) genome:
ACCTGCCCACCTTTTTCCAAGTGGCCCCGCGCCGCTGAAGCAGACCGAGCCGGATGAACAGCAAGATCGAACATTCCAAGGACACCTCCGCCAGCGGCGGGGACATCGTCAAGTACGTCGTGGCATCGCTGCTGGTGCTGGCGGGTCTGTTCGTCTGGTTCTGGTTCGGTGATGGCGCACGCGCCAATGCCCTGGGCAGCTGGTCCGGGCAGATCCGCGCCCTGGCCGTGATTGCCGGCCTGGCGGGCGGTATCGGCGTGTTCATGCTGACCGGCAAGGGGCATGACACCCGCGAATTCCTCTCCGAATCGCGTTTCGAACTGCGCAAGGTGGTCTGGCCGACGCGCCAGGAAGCTACCCGCATGACCTGGGTCGTGATCGTCGTGGTCACCATCCTCAGCCTGCTGCTGGGTGGTTTCGACTTCGTCATCCAGAAGCTGACCCAGTGGTTCCTGAGCCGCTAAGGAGACTCCCATGAAGCGTTGGTATGTAGTTCACGCCTATTCGGGCTTCGAGAAGTCGGTGGCCCAGGCCCTGCGCGACCGCATCGTGCGTGACGGCATGGAAGAGCGCTTCGGCGACGTGCTGGTCCCG
Encoded proteins:
- the secE gene encoding preprotein translocase subunit SecE, with the protein product MNSKIEHSKDTSASGGDIVKYVVASLLVLAGLFVWFWFGDGARANALGSWSGQIRALAVIAGLAGGIGVFMLTGKGHDTREFLSESRFELRKVVWPTRQEATRMTWVVIVVVTILSLLLGGFDFVIQKLTQWFLSR